The proteins below are encoded in one region of Sphingobacterium sp. R2:
- a CDS encoding ABC-F family ATP-binding cassette domain-containing protein: MLSLQQLSYIHPNKDLLFENINLHINALEKIALIGHNGVGKSTLLRLIARELSPADGNILLSANTYYVPQVVGQFEDKTVAQALGIHKKLDALHAILAGDASEENFNSLQDDWTLEERYKEAFEQWNLPDIALTQKMSSLSGGQKTKILLAGIQIHPSEVILLDEPSNHLDLDSKKLLYNWIQSTQSTLIIVSHDRTLLNLLDDMAEMTPKGIKRYGGNFSFYEAQKESEHHALQQDIHHKEKAIKIAKEKERETIERQNRLNNRGKKKQEKAGVARIMMNTLRNTAEKSTAKIKSVHQDKIGDIRSDLQELRGSQSALDEIKIDLGNSTFPTGKSMVKAENINFSYGSQQLWVDHVDFQLFSGERIALQGQNGSGKTTLVKLILNQLTPEKGKIERQSFDAIYLDQTYSIISPNLSVYEQAQQFNTNALPEHDIKIRPNRFLFGKEDWNKPCAPLSGGEKMRLILCCLTIQQQSPDLIILDEPTNNLDLQNIRILTRAIQLYKGTILVISHDEVFLNEIHVNKVITL; the protein is encoded by the coding sequence ATGCTTTCATTACAACAACTTTCTTATATACATCCGAATAAAGATTTATTGTTTGAGAATATAAATCTTCATATAAACGCGCTAGAGAAAATTGCGTTGATCGGCCATAATGGCGTTGGCAAATCAACTTTATTGCGACTAATCGCCCGCGAACTATCCCCAGCGGATGGCAACATCCTTCTGAGTGCCAATACGTACTATGTTCCACAAGTTGTCGGACAATTTGAGGACAAGACCGTTGCCCAAGCGCTCGGAATCCACAAAAAATTAGATGCACTTCATGCCATATTAGCGGGTGATGCATCAGAAGAAAATTTCAACAGCCTTCAAGATGACTGGACGTTGGAGGAACGTTACAAAGAAGCTTTCGAACAATGGAACCTGCCCGACATCGCATTGACACAAAAAATGTCTTCTCTTAGTGGTGGACAAAAAACGAAAATTTTATTGGCCGGAATCCAGATTCATCCATCCGAAGTCATTTTGCTCGATGAACCGAGCAACCATTTGGATTTGGATAGCAAAAAGCTCTTATACAACTGGATTCAATCTACCCAAAGCACACTGATCATTGTAAGCCATGATAGAACCCTGCTTAATTTATTGGACGATATGGCCGAAATGACGCCCAAAGGTATTAAGCGATACGGAGGCAATTTCAGTTTTTACGAGGCCCAAAAAGAAAGCGAACACCATGCTCTGCAACAAGATATCCATCACAAGGAAAAGGCGATCAAAATTGCGAAGGAGAAAGAAAGAGAGACAATAGAACGTCAAAATAGATTAAATAACCGTGGTAAAAAAAAGCAGGAAAAAGCTGGTGTAGCGCGTATCATGATGAATACGCTACGCAATACTGCCGAAAAAAGCACCGCAAAAATAAAGAGTGTACATCAGGATAAAATTGGAGATATCAGATCTGATCTACAGGAACTTCGGGGCTCTCAATCGGCATTGGATGAAATTAAAATAGATCTAGGAAATAGCACTTTTCCGACAGGAAAAAGTATGGTCAAAGCAGAAAACATCAATTTTAGCTATGGCTCGCAGCAGCTTTGGGTAGATCATGTTGACTTTCAATTATTCAGTGGAGAACGCATCGCACTACAGGGCCAGAATGGGTCTGGTAAAACGACATTGGTCAAACTCATACTTAACCAACTGACACCTGAGAAAGGAAAAATTGAGCGACAATCATTTGACGCTATCTATTTAGATCAGACATATTCGATTATTTCGCCTAATTTAAGCGTTTACGAACAAGCTCAGCAATTCAATACTAATGCACTGCCTGAACATGATATCAAAATCAGGCCCAATCGCTTCCTATTTGGAAAGGAAGATTGGAATAAACCCTGTGCGCCACTTAGCGGCGGCGAAAAAATGCGCCTGATCCTATGCTGCCTCACTATTCAGCAACAGTCACCGGATTTAATTATTCTGGATGAACCGACAAACAATCTTGATCTTCAAAATATCCGTATACTGACGAGAGCCATTCAACTTTATAAGGGCACAATCCTCGTCATTTCTCATGATGAAGTTTTTCTTAACGAAATTCATGTAAATAAAGTTATCACACTCTAA
- a CDS encoding GMC family oxidoreductase, whose amino-acid sequence MSDYQIKENPELFDAIVVGSGAGGGMAGYILAHAGLKVLMLEAGPFYDPAKDSLQLRWPWESPRRGAGTTRPFGDFDAAFGGWQIEGEPYSKVAGTEFEWFRARMLGGRTNHWGRISLRMGPDDFKPKDGVTEEWPITYEEVKPFYDRVDRMIGIYGTVEGIHNEPDGIFMKPPKPRLNELYIAKGAKKAGVPVIPGRGAVLTEVSKDIKDRGACFYCGQCGRACKVYGDFSSSSCLVIPAMKTGNLKVIDNAMVREVITNDEGIAVGVSYVNTKDLQEYTVKGKTVILGASACESARIMLNSKSKSHPGGVGNSSGLVGKYLHDSTGASLSGFLPQLLDRKRYNEDGVGSVHIYSPWWEDNAKLNFPRGYHIEYGGGLHMPSYGFLNWVPKVNDIAKNSDGKTKAKGGYGTALKEDFRSYYGANVGMAGRGTALARKDNYCEIDPDKVDKFGIPVLRFNYKWANEEIAQAKHMQETFQSIMHEMGAVITSKIPGADTLYGLEAPGKIIHEGGTTRMGNDPKTSVLNKWGQAHDCKNLYVVDAGPFVQQGDKNLTWTILALSMRTAEYILQEKKKLNG is encoded by the coding sequence ATGTCAGATTATCAAATTAAAGAAAATCCCGAATTATTTGACGCCATCGTAGTTGGTTCCGGCGCAGGTGGTGGTATGGCAGGTTATATACTTGCACATGCGGGGCTTAAAGTATTGATGCTAGAAGCAGGTCCTTTTTACGATCCAGCAAAAGATTCGTTACAACTGCGTTGGCCTTGGGAATCTCCAAGAAGAGGTGCGGGCACAACAAGACCATTTGGGGATTTTGATGCAGCCTTCGGTGGCTGGCAAATCGAAGGTGAACCCTACAGCAAGGTAGCGGGAACTGAATTTGAATGGTTTAGAGCACGTATGCTGGGCGGCAGAACCAATCACTGGGGTCGAATTTCATTACGTATGGGACCCGATGATTTTAAACCCAAAGATGGAGTTACTGAAGAATGGCCTATCACTTATGAAGAAGTTAAGCCATTTTATGACCGTGTAGATCGAATGATCGGTATATATGGCACCGTGGAAGGTATTCATAATGAGCCGGACGGAATTTTCATGAAACCACCTAAGCCACGCTTAAACGAACTATATATTGCAAAAGGTGCAAAAAAAGCGGGGGTTCCAGTGATCCCGGGAAGAGGGGCTGTGCTGACTGAAGTCTCCAAAGACATCAAGGATCGGGGAGCCTGTTTCTATTGTGGTCAATGTGGTCGTGCATGTAAAGTATATGGAGACTTTTCATCATCCTCATGTCTTGTTATTCCTGCGATGAAAACGGGTAACCTAAAAGTAATAGACAATGCAATGGTAAGAGAGGTCATTACAAATGATGAAGGAATTGCCGTTGGTGTTTCTTATGTTAACACCAAGGATTTGCAGGAATATACCGTTAAGGGGAAAACCGTTATTTTGGGTGCTAGTGCTTGTGAAAGTGCGCGGATCATGTTAAACTCCAAATCAAAATCACATCCTGGCGGTGTTGGTAATAGCAGCGGTTTAGTTGGAAAATACCTCCACGATTCTACGGGAGCCAGCTTATCGGGCTTTTTACCACAACTACTTGATCGGAAGCGTTATAATGAAGATGGCGTTGGAAGTGTCCATATTTATTCACCATGGTGGGAAGATAACGCCAAATTGAACTTTCCTAGAGGTTACCACATCGAATACGGTGGTGGTTTGCATATGCCCTCTTATGGATTTTTAAATTGGGTGCCTAAAGTAAATGATATCGCCAAAAACTCGGATGGAAAAACAAAAGCCAAAGGCGGTTATGGCACTGCATTAAAAGAAGATTTCCGCAGCTATTATGGTGCAAATGTAGGCATGGCAGGACGAGGAACGGCATTAGCAAGAAAAGACAATTACTGTGAGATAGATCCCGATAAAGTTGACAAATTTGGGATTCCAGTGCTACGTTTCAACTATAAATGGGCAAATGAAGAAATAGCACAAGCGAAGCACATGCAAGAAACCTTTCAATCGATTATGCATGAAATGGGCGCTGTGATCACATCAAAAATTCCAGGAGCCGATACCTTATATGGACTGGAAGCTCCAGGAAAAATTATTCATGAAGGTGGAACCACAAGAATGGGTAACGATCCTAAAACTTCTGTATTGAACAAATGGGGCCAGGCGCACGATTGTAAAAATCTCTATGTGGTTGATGCCGGGCCATTTGTACAACAAGGGGATAAAAATCTAACCTGGACAATACTCGCTTTATCGATGCGAACAGCAGAATATATACTACAAGAAAAGAAAAAATTAAACGGTTAA